The genomic stretch tggagaagATTAGATTTGCCACCAACTTTCTTAGAGCTAGTAGTTCAACCAATGGCAAGACTTGAATAGGAGGGGCATAAAGAACTTTTCAaataagaggaggagagagaaagacacagATCTAGGTACACCGGCAGCAAACCCAGCCTTTTATAAAAACCAAGTTAAAACTCCACACCTAGCATCAAACCGAGCCTTACCTAACACCACATCTTGAATAGCCTTGTGGCACACCCCTTTTCACTGCACCCCTTTGGGCCCTTCTGATGGCCATTCCCTCCCAGAGCAAAGGGTGCTAGTGTATCCTACCCCTATTGGTTCTTGAGaacttttttccatattttatttttgagatcAAATTTACATTTACCTTACCGcatcaataatttaaaaaaaattaaaaaaataaaagtaagcAAAAGATACGTCAGACCGGCATAATCCAGTATGAAGTCTATAGATGAACCATGTGGGCACACATGAATTCAATGAAAGTATAATTTCAAACATAGTGATGATAAAAGATGATAGTCATAAGCATAATATCCAAGATAAATAACACAAGAGATCGGGTAGCTTAATTAAAATACCATGAGATTCTTAATACAAATCACCTAATATAGTAATAgtattattataaatagataGAGTAGATACTAAGGAtcctccatttttattttattttttgctaaaaggtgaTTTTGGATCCTTCATTTCTAAATTCAGCCTGACTTGAGGAAGTTCTTAAACCAATGTGCTGATTCCTTTGGGTATCTCTTCAGTCCGTTTTCAAAGTCCACATAATTGATACCAAAACGAACCGTGTAACCAGCATCCCACTCGAAGTTATCCAGAAAAGACCACATGAAGAAACCCTTCACATCCACCCCATTCctacaaaattaaaattattagtAAATTTCTATAATAAAGTGAGTTTTCAGGGGAAAGGCCTTATAACGACAGGGTAGGCCCCACCAAACAAGAATAAGAAAACCCGAGTACACATGTGAACAGATGGAGAAGTATATAAACTCACTCCACGGCATTAAGAAGGAATTTGAGATGGTCTCGCAAGGCAACTTTTCTCAATTCATCTTTGAGAGATTGGTCCATTGGAATCTTGGCATCATCAGAAACTCCTGAGAAAATATATAcaatttttaaatcaataaattactttatatatataattgaacaCTCACCATATAATGTAatgaaataaggaaagaaatacTTTGGGCTTCTTACCATTCTCGGCAACATAGATAACAGGATTgttgtatttttcctttatgTAAATTAGAATGTCTCGCATTCCCTTTGGATACACATAAAGCCACTCTGAAGCAGTCTGCAAGTGCAAATCCCAATATCAATTACTTCATAATTAACTTATTCATAGATCCTAAAACTTTTAAAATGAGATAGCTCAAGTCACGGTTTCCTTAAATCCAAACGCACATTTTTGGTTTACAGCCAAATATTAttacagaaattttttttttcgtagaaAATTATTTTTACAGAATTCAGATCAGCAAAAGGTGATAGAATTGCAAATTTAATTTGGGTCaggtttggtatgattttattttactttttaattgatTTCATGAAATAGATTTTTAGTCAagatattgaaattttttggatgcatcaatctgaaatatttcaagaatatgAAATTCATTTGGAAGGGTTGtggcagaggcagaggcagaggcagaggtgGGGGTAGGGCTGGGAAAGAGGAGGTGGTCGTGGCGAGGAGATTATGAAGGTAGTGGTGGTATGGTGGGGAGTGGCAAGAAGGTTGTGAATGTGGTGGTGGTAAGGTGGGAGTGGTGGTGAGACCATCCAAAGATGAAGAGCCGTGGTGttttattttgaaaacaaaattacTATTTTATCCATTAAATCAAACATGTATTCGTTAAAGAACAAGAGTGAaatcaaatttaattttaaaactaaaacaatTCCTACTCtatttcaaattttatattCCATGATTctattttattgaattaaaacgaaaaaaaaaaatacacaatagTGTTTCCAAAGTAAAAATCACCCCTCgaaatttatataaaaatcataccaaatgagAAAACAGTGTGGCTACTAATATTTTCATCCAGACTCAAAATTCTTGAAATCATGCAAGATGGATTGATAGATGTGTAGAGACGTTGTATAATCTTACCGGTATACCAATAGGTACATCATCCCTTGTACCTGTCGCAATGGATaattccaaaaaattaaaaatttaaatcaatttAACAAAAATTTCCAGTCCAAActctaattaaaaataaatcaagAGCTTGGTCAAAACGCTAATAGTTACAACTTACCTGTTTGATTGACACATGAATCAGTCGTATAGCATGGGTTGGGATCTGGAACTCTATCCTGAGCATAGGTTGCAGTATAGTAGTTTAACCCAAGAAAATCATATGATCCTCTCAACAAATCAGATTGCTCTTTATAGAATCTTGGCAACCTTGGCCCAACAAGATCAATCATCCATTTTGGATATTCACCTGTGGTAACTGGCTCCATAAACCTAAGACATACAAACAACTAGCATCAAAATATGTGGGATTTAATTTCTCACCATCAAAACATGATATCGGAATTCAGAAGCTCACCATCCAAACATGAAATCAGACGCTCGTGCAGCGGCGTCCTGATCAGCGGGGCTATCGGAGTACGGAACCATCCAAAAGTAATTCAGTGTAATCCCAATCTGGCCATTTTGAGTTGCCTTATACTTCTTCCTGTATACGTCTACTGCAGCTGCATGAGCTAGGAGCAAGTTATGGGCTACTGTATATGGATCCATCCCAGTATTATCAGTCTTTGATGGTGGGAAGGCTCCAGACACGTACCCATTTGTAGTGAAGGTCCATGGCTCATTCAAGGTCATCCAGTACTTCACACGATCACCAAATTCTCCATAGCAAACTTCCGCAAAGTCTCGAAAATCATCTCTGTATTGTATTCATATATTATattcattgtgtttagaaggcttAAAATAAGTAAGATGACCATCgaaattaagggtgtcaatcggttcggtTCCAATTATTTAGTTTCATTTCGATTCGATTCGAAATGATGGTAAAGTGGACCATAATCGAATCAAGAACTGAATCGATTCGATAATTAGATACTCAGATTGTCGGTATTAATACTCACATGATTTTAGTACTCAAGAAACCACCGTACTCTACTTCCAAAGCTTGAGGAACATCCCAGTGAAATAGAGTCACAAAAGGCTCGATACCTACAAATCAATTATAATAAACATTAAAACGATCACAGCATAGAAAGATAAACAAGAACATAAGATATTATAAacggcaagagagagagagtgcaccATTGGCTAGAAGCTCGTTGATGACGTCATTGTAAAACTGAACCCCTTCCCTGTTCACTCCTCCACTTTTCTTTCCATCTACAAGCACCAGATATTTTCAACAAAGTAGACATAAAGAAATAATAAGATAGTCCTATATATGATAGTCCTTGGGTTGAGACAAGTAGAAAACCAGTTTTTAACTGACAATTAACTGAAAAAACtacaaataaaggaaagaaacaaTTTATCAAGTCAAAGATGTCATTAAGAGATATTAGAAAATTGGAGACAGAATCTTCTCCTAGACCATGACCATGACCTTTTAAATGGTGTGAAATTGTTAGGACTCCACACCTTTTGAATGGTGTGAAATTATTGTAGGAAGTCATGGTGAAGAGGTTCTCACCATTTAAAATCTAAACAAATAAAGAGTAAAACAATGGGTACTAAAAGATCAACAAGTGGAAAAATTAAATCTAGATTGTCCAGAAGGAGCAAATTCATTCTGCAGTCATCCAAAAGACATTAGATTTTTCAATCgatcaaacaaaaaatttaatggCAAATCTAATAACAGGGACTTGGTGCAAACACATTAGATTTTCCAATGGAGTGTAAATAATTTGAattcttataaaattttaaagcttaaaaaatatttttttgaaaatttatgttgCCTTCAAAACTAAATTTAACGTGAGATGGGCTATGGATCCACTAATACccattcaaaatttttgaaTCCTTGTGGACATTGAATTATCAGTTAATGCAAACACATTGATATCAGACCTGGAAATATTCTGGTCCATGCGATTGAGAATCTGAAGGAAGTCATCCCCATATCCTTCATTGCAGCTATATCCTCCTATGGAACAAAAATAAGGACACCACCTCGAACAAGGGTAAGAGTAAGAATGCATGAAAAATGAAGTACATACTAAGAATAGTATTTCTAATTACATAGACCAGGCGGTATAGTTTTTACCTTATACCGGTGGTAAAAATCCACTGCCACGTCTCCATTGCTTTTATCCTTCATTTGAtctgttgagagagagagagagagagagagagagagagagagagagagagagagtaaatatTACAAAAAGCAAAAACGGGTTGAATAAAGAATTGTCTATGTGCCAAAATCCCAATTCGACTTCCTAGGTTTATAAGTTCtcgagaaccattctcatagGATCTCGATTCATGCATATGTAATCCACGTAAGGAAAAAGTCCTGTGATGAATATTATGTGTGGGACAAGAATCATAtaagaatcattctcgtacgaTAATCTGATCCACACTCCATGTTTAGCTAGAGAAACTCCAATatgagcatggtttcaagtatggATATTATATTGGTCGTATCGTATCAATACCAGTTGAGACCAATCCCTAATCCTTGATCGATCTGGATCAATTACTCGTGTCATTTCAATTACCCGTATCAtttcaggattttttttctgaaaagcaaagggtaaaaatgaccaATTCACACCGATCCTTTTATCTTCTTTGATA from Macadamia integrifolia cultivar HAES 741 chromosome 14, SCU_Mint_v3, whole genome shotgun sequence encodes the following:
- the LOC122061415 gene encoding beta-glucosidase 12-like yields the protein MLKLQLPRSEFAAHQSQLLLPKPFLSGHESAKLAIWQRPASLFQNHKSCSIRARLPSVDTKPAPRTLPTELSFSRNSFPPGFYFGTASSAYQYEGAPFEGGKGLSNWDYYCHTHPDQMKDKSNGDVAVDFYHRYKEDIAAMKDMGMTSFRFSIAWTRIFPDGKKSGGVNREGVQFYNDVINELLANGIEPFVTLFHWDVPQALEVEYGGFLSTKIIDDFRDFAEVCYGEFGDRVKYWMTLNEPWTFTTNGYVSGAFPPSKTDNTGMDPYTVAHNLLLAHAAAVDVYRKKYKATQNGQIGITLNYFWMVPYSDSPADQDAAARASDFMFGWFMEPVTTGEYPKWMIDLVGPRLPRFYKEQSDLLRGSYDFLGLNYYTATYAQDRVPDPNPCYTTDSCVNQTGTRDDVPIGIPTASEWLYVYPKGMRDILIYIKEKYNNPVIYVAENGVSDDAKIPMDQSLKDELRKVALRDHLKFLLNAVENGVDVKGFFMWSFLDNFEWDAGYTVRFGINYVDFENGLKRYPKESAHWFKNFLKSG